One Theropithecus gelada isolate Dixy chromosome 3, Tgel_1.0, whole genome shotgun sequence genomic window carries:
- the PSMG3 gene encoding proteasome assembly chaperone 3, with protein sequence MEDTPLVISKQKTEVVCGVPTQVVCTAFSSHILVVVTQFGKMGTLVSLEPSSVASDVSKPVLTTKVLLGQDEPLIHVFAKNLVAFVSQEAGNRAVLLAVAVKDKSMEGLKALREVIRVCQVW encoded by the exons ATGGAAGACACGCCGTTGGTGATATCAAAACAGAAGACGGAGGTGGTGTGCGGGGTCCCCACCCAAGTGGTGTGCACGGCCTTCAGCAGTCACATCCTGGTGGTGGTGACCCAGTTCGGGAAGATGGGTACCTTGGTCTCCCTGGAGCCCAGCAGCGTGGCCAGTGACGTCAGCAAGCCTGTGCTCACCACGAAAGTCCTTCTGGGGCAGGATGAG CCTCTCATCCATGTCTTTGCAAAGAACCTGGTAGCATTTGTGTCTCAAGAAGCTGGAAACAGAGCAGTCCTCCTTGCCGTGGCCGTGAAGGACAAAAGCATGGAGGGGCTGAAGGCGCTGAGGGAGGTGATCCGGgtgtgccaggtgtggtga